A genome region from Cryptosporidium parvum Iowa II chromosome 8, whole genome shotgun sequence includes the following:
- a CDS encoding Sub2p like superfamily II helicase involved in snRNP biogenesis: VVRMSVQNTEELVDYEEEETTTRIEEESRADEGSKVGRGNYVAIHASGFRDFFLKPELIRAIGDAGFEHPSEVQHETIPHAITGVDILCQAKSGMGKTAVFVLSILQQLNPDEESKNVECICIGHTRELAFQVKNEFDRFSKYLKNVKPQVVYGGIPIQKDIDMLSNSTPNILIGTPGRIIALIRQKKLVTEGIAHFVLDECDKCLESLDMRKDVQEIFMSTPRKKQVMMFSATMTKEIRDVCRKFMQNPVEIFVDDETKLTLHGLLQYYVKLGESEKNRKLNDLLDQLEFNQVIIFVKSVSRAQALHKLLTECSFPSICIHAALSQQERISRYQQFKNFEKRIMVATDLFGRGIDIERVNIVINYDMPENTDSYLHRVGRAGRFGTKGLAITMVSSQTDSQVLNDVQSRFEVNIAEMPNQIDTSSYINQ; encoded by the coding sequence gtTGTTAGAATGTCTGTTCAAAATACTGAGGAATTAGTAGACTACGAAGAGGAGGAGACTACAACAAGAATTGAGGAGGAGTCTAGAGCAGATGAGGGATCTAAGGTGGGTAGAGGTAATTATGTAGCTATTCACGCCTCCGGATTTAGGGACTTTTTCTTAAAGCCTGAATTAATTAGAGCCATAGGTGATGCAGGGTTTGAGCATCCTTCTGAGGTGCAGCATGAGACAATTCCCCATGCTATCACAGGTGTTGACATTTTATGTCAAGCTAAATCGGGAATGGGAAAGACAGCAGTTTTTGTATTGTCGATCCTCCAGCAGTTAAATCCTGATGAAGAGAGTAAGAATGTTGAATGCATTTGCATTGGCCATACTAGGGAGTTAGCTTTCCAGGTGAAGAATGAGTTTGATAGATTTTCAAAATACCTCAAGAATGTGAAGCCTCAGGTAGTTTATGGAGGCATCCCCATACAAAAGGATATAGATATGCTTTCAAACTCTACaccaaatattttgattggTACGCCTGGAAGAATAATTGCGTTAATTAGACAGAAGAAGTTAGTGACTGAGGGTATTGCTCATTTTGTTTTGGATGAATGCGATAAATGTCTAGAGTCTCTTGACATGAGAAAAGACGTCCAAGAGATCTTCATGAGTACTCCAAGAAAGAAGCAGGTAATGATGTTCAGTGCTACAATGACAAAGGAGATTAGAGATGTATGCAGAAAATTTATGCAGAATCCTGTTGAGATTTTCGTTGATGACGAGACAAAATTGACATTACATGGTTTACTACAATACTATGTAAAGTTGGGTGAAtctgaaaaaaatagaaagcTTAATGATTTACTCGATCAATTAGAGTTTAACCAGGTGATTATCTTTGTCAAAAGTGTCTCTAGAGCCCAAGCACTTCATAAGCTTCTTACAGAATGTAGCTTTCCATCAATTTGTATTCATGCAGCTCTTAGCCAGCAAGAAAGAATTTCAAGATACCAACAATTCAAAAACTTTGAGAAAAGAATTATGGTAGCAACCGACTTATTTGGAAGAGGTATTGATATTGAGAGAGTAAATATTGTAATTAATTACGATATGCCAGAGAATACAGATTCTTATCTTCATAGAGTCGGAAGAGCCGGTAGATTTGGTACAAAAGGTCTTGCAATTACCATGGTCTCTTCTCAAACTGACTCTCAAGTACTCAACGACGTACAGAGTAGATTCGAAGTCAACATTGCTGAAATGCCAAACCAGATTGATACTTCCTCATATATCAATCAATGA
- a CDS encoding Na-dependent inorganic phosphate cotransporter with 12 transmembrane domains — MIPEARLERAMPSTETLDENPTVSTECSNSEISPIASCNRYISGKENLEREGVQDDCVYKGNFLDVPNLDYDDNSSIYMKNEQENTASCISLVSMLMFSIFLCYADRIIMPSCIKSISEEFRFSKSDQGFILGLFYGGYIWTQIIGGYISDTSKLGGKGVLFFGVMFWSLCMIFTSFLSYLGIAGFIICRIFLGVGEGVSFPALNSIVGHHIPSKYSSTVISIIIASSFIGGGFAAFVTPPMILSLGWRGPFYIFGLIGVIWSIVWLFLDVKSLSWTNKPRIYEFYSVQKKNDFEIQLQDIQFKNKLSFEISPKYKANTDLFSQLSIGAEYLNKQELGKKDSSIEYDIENLKGKKNKYRKILNFAKMILLNRSIFAIIVAQYCHGWTQFGFVTWMPIYFTDVCKVNSAYLGYYTTPPWVLQAFFVIFFGFLADKLVSSSVKPIFVRKLFQSVSMFVGAGCQLSLVILNHMGLTSASYAIMVISLMFIFNTMSGGGVTVYQFDIAPEFPAVVYAIGNTFGTIAGLFSVSLTGLILNRFEVDLQVIGHGLDESMLIERWKWVLAIFAIHNIIGGLLFVLFADERQISLNQQSNKNADLDLSISKDEHINEI; from the coding sequence atgattccAGAAGCAAGATTGGAGAGAGCTATGCCCTCCACTGAAACCTTGGATGAAAATCCAACGGTTTCAACTGAGTGCTCTAATTCTGAGATTTCCCCAATTGCATCTTGCAACAGATATATTTCAGGAAAGGAAAATTTGGAGAGAGAAGGTGTACAAGACGATTGTGTCTATAAAGGGAATTTCTTAGATGTGCCTAATTTGGACTATGACGACAATTCCTCTATTTATATGAAGAATGAACAAGAAAATACGGCGTCCTGTATTTCATTGGTTTCAATGCTTATGTTCTCAATCTTTCTTTGCTATGCTGACAGAATTATAATGCCATCTTGTATTAAAAGCATTAGTGAAGAGTTTCGATTTAGCAAATCCGATCAAGGTTTTATCCTTGGACTTTTTTATGGAGGTTACATTTGGACCCAAATTATTGGTGGATATATTTCAGATACCAGCAAATTAGGTGGAAAAGGTGTATTATTCTTTGGAGTAATGTTCTGGAGTCTTTGCATGATATTTACTTCGTTTCTTTCCTATCTGGGTATTGCTGGATTTATCATATGTAGAATTTTTCTTGGAGTTGGAGAAGGAGTTTCTTTCCCAGCATTAAATTCTATTGTTGGTCATCATATACCTTCCAAGTATTCTTCAACAGTAATTTCCATTATCATTGCAAGCTCATTTATTGGAGGAGGATTTGCTGCATTTGTTACTCCTCCAATGATACTATCTTTGGGATGGAGAGGTCcattttatatatttggaTTGATTGGAGTTATTTGGTCAATCGTTTGGCTTTTTTTGGATGTCAAAAGTCTTAGTTGGACAAATAAACCGAGAATTTACGAGTTTTATAGCGTCCAGAAGaaaaatgattttgaaattcaGCTACAAGATATCCaatttaagaataaattgTCATTCGAGATTAGTCCCAAGTACAAAGCAAACACTGATCTTTTTAGCCAACTATCTATTGGAGCTGAGTATTTGAATAAGCAAGAACttggaaaaaaagattCTTCTATTGAATATGATATTGAGAATctaaaaggaaaaaaaaacaaatatcgaaaaattttaaactttgcaaaaatgattttattaaatagaaGTATATTTGCTATAATTGTTGCTCAGTACTGCCATGGTTGGACCCAATTTGGCTTTGTTACTTGGATGCCAATATACTTCACAGATGTATGCAAAGTTAACTCAGCATATCTTGGGTATTATACAACTCCTCCATGGGTTTTGCAAGCCTTTTTTGTCATATTCTTTGGGTTTTTAGCTGATAAACTTGTTTCCTCGTCAGTCAAGCCAATCTTTGTAcgaaaattatttcaatcCGTGAGTATGTTTGTTGGGGCAGGATGCCAGTTATCATTGGTTATTCTTAATCATATGGGATTAACTTCCGCTTCATATGCAATAATggtaatttctttaatgttcattttcaatactATGAGTGGAGGAGGAGTAACAGTGTATCAGTTTGATATTGCTCCAGAGTTTCCTGCTGTTGTTTACGCAATAGGAAATACATTTGGAACAATTGCAGGTCTGTTTTCTGTATCACTTACAGGACTTATCTTGAATAGATTCGAGGTGGATCTTCAGGTTATAGGGCATGGGCTAGATGAATCTATGTTAATTGAAAGATGGAAGTGGGTTTTGGCAATTTTTGCGATTCACAATATAATTGGAGGACTATTGTTTGTGTTATTTGCTGATGAAAGacaaatttcattaaacCAACAAAGTAATAAGAACGCTGATTTGGACCTCAGCATATCTAAAGATGAGCatataaatgaaatataa
- a CDS encoding LepA like TRAFAC class GTpase, 2 transmembrane domain near C codes for MGRKGGKSRNLDRFINQYEDEMEGYEEELENNDDGLGLYSISRALNLKVSKLGRKATVMIIGNVSAGKSTLINWLLQENIQKTGMAIETCGISFVVSGKQVNEIGGETALMILPELREVVERNPTLLPSLSVKTFPSNQGRLQSINFIDTPGLLDGDSIYSFDIDNVIRDIAMSLCDLVLICIDPSGQALSKRLLSFAKYIAQNAPRKTSFLLTKIDEIPTEEDRIKVICQVTQNLSSSIAIKHGFDLIPIYIAGAKDGTYLTLNTLQSLGESFSNSENQNITNVRTKSGKSHAPDKLSQVGNGLPTLNRILEVVDQIEKVVDRKVQDDIATLLNDCQTLLEHNKCLIYKQTQLEKNKENLYRQKNLYKKSSLFIILLMLIMAIFQVCNYSGFNIFSNSEAIQQNGTAASFDLTPENQISVWLFLTASLLTSLLLYRNVQKEQQQCFHRSLKTLKKYLSVLNSINSKAVDLHDSYINI; via the coding sequence ATGGGAAGAAAAGGAGGTAAAAGCCGCAATTTGGATAGATTTATAAATCAATATGAAGATGAAATGGAAGGATATGAAGAAGAGCTTGAGAATAATGATGATGGGTTAGGCCTATATTCAATAAGCAGAGCATTAAACTTAAAGGTCTCCAAATTGGGAAGGAAGGCTACTGTAATGATAATTGGAAATGTTTCTGCGGGAAAAAGCACATTGATTAATTGGCTGTTGCAAGAAAATATACAAAAGACAGGAATGGCTATAGAAACTTGTGGAATCTCATTTGTGGTTTCAGGTAAACAAGTTAATGAAATTGGCGGTGAAACAGCTTTAATGATTTTACCAGAGCTCAGAGAAGTTGTGGAGAGGAACCCAACTCTACTTCCAAGTTTGTCTGTTAAAACTTTCCCTTCTAATCAAGGAAGGTTGCaaagtattaattttattgacACTCCAGGATTATTAGATGGCgattcaatatattcttttgatATTGATAATGTAATTAGAGATATTGCAATGTCTTTGTGTGACTTGGTTTTGATTTGTATTGACCCTTCAGGACAAGCTCTTAGTAAAAGGCTTTTAAGTTTTGCGAAATATATTGCACAAAATGCTCCTCGCAAAACAAGTTTTCTATTAACAAAGATTGATGAAATTCCTACAGAGGAAGATAGAATTAAAGTAATATGCCAAGTCACCCAGAATCTTAGCTCCAGCATTGCAATCAAGCATGGTTTTGATTTAATCCCCATATATATTGCAGGTGCAAAGGACGGAACCTATTTGACCTTAAACACCCTTCAATCTTTAGGAGAGTCgttttcaaattcagaaaatCAGAATATAACTAATGTTCGAACTAAATCTGGTAAATCACATGCACCGGACAAATTATCTCAAGTAGGTAATGGCCTCCCCACTCTAAACAGAATCTTGGAAGTTGTTGACCAAATCGAAAAGGTTGTGGATAGGAAAGTCCAGGACGATATTGCTACACTACTAAATGATTGTCAAACTTTACTTGAGCATAATAAGTGCCTTATATATAAACAAACGCAACTtgagaaaaataaagaaaatctaTACCgacaaaaaaatttgtataAAAAATCTTCTCTATTCATCATTTTACTAATGCTAATTATGGCTATTTTCCAGGTTTGTAACTATTCTGGATTCAACATTTTCTCTAATAGTGAAGCCATCCAACAAAACGGTACTGCTGCTTCTTTTGACTTAACTCCGGAAAATCAAATAAGTGTGTGGCTTTTCCTTACTGCTTCCTTGCTTACTTCACTTCTATTATACAGAAATGTCCAAAAAGAACAACAACAATGTTTCCACAGAAGTCTCAAAACTCTAAAGAAATATCTATCCGTCTTGAATTCGATTAATTCCAAGGCAGTTGACTTACACGATTCTTATATTAACATCTAA